The sequence below is a genomic window from Bacilli bacterium.
ATAAACGGCAAGGTGTGGGACAGCGGCAAAGATTACCCCATTTATTTGTTGCCCGGCATGAACGATGTTGCGATTGAAGTGACCGCGCAGGACGGGATGGCAAGGCAAACCTACACGTTGCATATTCGTCGGAAAGATGCGGCGGCGCCGGTGCTGGCGTTGCCCGCCGATATGCGGGTCGAAGCGGAGACGAGCAGCGGGACAGCTGTTACCTATACGGTTAAGGCCCAGGATGCGACGGACGGTATGCGCACGGTGATCTGTTCCAAAGCGTCCGGTTCGGTTTTTGCGCTCGGCACGACAGTCGTGGCCTGTACGGCAACGGATCTGGACGGCAATCAGGCGGCGGGCAGCTTTCAGGTGACCGTGACCGATACTACGCCGCCTCTGCTTGTAGGGATCGCGGATAAAAACGCCGAAGCGGTTTCCGCGGCGGGCGCTCCGGTTGCCTTTGCGGTAACGGCAACAGATGCGGCCGACGCTTCGCCGGATTTGACTTGTACGCGCTCCTCCGGCGCTATTTTCCCGCTGGGAGATTCAACCGTCACCTGCTTGGCCAAGGATGATTCCGGCAATGTCTCGTTTAAAAGCTTCAATGTCAACGTAATCGATTCAACCGCGCCCGTTTGGGCCGCCGGCAGCCGGATTGTGGCAACGGATATAACGGATCATTCGATGCGCGTCAGCTGGCCGGCCGCCTCCGATGCCGTCGGCGTCACCGGGTATCGGGTCTATGTGAACGGACAATTGGCGGAGACGGTAAGCGGGAAATTGGACTGCGACCTGAACCAGTTGGAACCGGATACGGATTATTCGATCAAAGTGGTCGCGTTCGATGCCGCAGACCTTTCAAGCGTGGAATTAATCGAGACGTTCCATACCGCGGCTGCGAACATCGAAACGTACGAGATCGCGAAGCTTACCGCGCAGATTTTCGCGGAATTGACTGAAGGCTACGAGGCGGGTTCGCAGGAATTGAAATCTATTACACTGACGAAAACAGGCACAGCTGATTTGGTGAATTTGGCTGTAACGGCAAGCGGCGCCAATGCCGACAGTTTTATCGTTTCGCAACCGCCGGCAACGGCCTTGACTGATGCGGCTCCGGCAGCAACTTTCACAATCAAGGCGAGGGATGGGTTGCCGGCAGGCACATACACGGCGACGGTGACCGTTTCCGCGGATCAAATGGAAGACGTCAGCTTCGTCATAACGCAAGTGGTCCGGCCGCGCCTTGCCCCGGCGGCGCCGACCGGGCTTGCCGCTGTGGCAGGAGACGGGCACGCGACTTTAACTTGGGACGCAGTTGCGGGAGCAATCTCCTACCGCATCTACCAAAGCACAACGCCCGCCGACTATGGGGATGCCATTGCGACGGTGACCGAAGCGGTTTACGGCTATGATGCGGTGGGACTTGTCAACGGTACCACATACTATTTTGTCGTGACCGCGGTCAATGATGGCGGCGAAAGCGCGCATTCCAAAGAAGCAAAGGCGACGCCTTCAACCGTCCCCGCCGCGCCAACGCAAGTGACGGCTGTGGCTGGCGACGGCAGCGCCGTGATCAGCTTCATCGCTCCCGCTGATAACGGCGGCAGCGCAATCACAGGGTATGAGGTTGTGTCCGTACCCGGCCAACTGACAGCAACGGGGAGCGGGACGACGATTACCGTGACCGGGTTATCGAATGGCACGACCTACGTATTTACCGTCCGCGCCATTAACGCAAACGGCCGAGGAGCGGAATCGTTGCCTTCCAACGCCGTAAAGCCGGTCTCCCAGGTCGATGACAATCAGCCGCCTGCGGATGATGAGGACTCGCCCGCAGATGATGGGCAGTCTGCGGATGATGAGGATTCGTCCGCAGATGACGAACAGCCCGCAGACGGCGGGCAAACAGCTGACGACGGGCAGCATGAAAACGACTCATTGCCGGTTGGCAACCAGCCGCCTGCCGGGAACGAGCAGGATCAGGACAATGGGCAAACGAATAATCTCGGCGTATCGAAGACAACCGAGCGGAATGGGCGGACAGAAACGATCATTTCGGTCGATCCGCATAAACTGGCAGAACTGCTTGAATCGGCGAATTACAACGGAAAAGTGACGATTTCGACCGATCGCGATTCCGACGTTGTCAAAAGTGAATTGTCCGGGCAAATGATTGAAAGCATGGAGGAGAAACAAGCCGTGCTGGAAATCAAAACAAATTCGGCAATTTACAAATTGCCGGCAAATCAATTGCAGCTTGCCGATCTCGCCGCGCAATTCGGTGACACCGCATTGCACGATTTGAAGGTGCAAATTGAAATCGCCAAGCCGCCCGCAAAATCCGTTAAAGTTGTCGAGGACGCCGCGAAAAGCGGGAATTATACGATTGTCGTACCGCCGCTTGATTTTAATATTACGTGTACGAATGGCGAGAAAACGGTCGCCATTTCAACTTTTACCGCTTTTGTGGAAAGGGCGATCGCCATTCCCGACGGGGTCGATCCCGACAAAATTACAACCGGTGTAGTCGTCGAACCGGATGGCACAACAAGGCCGGTTCCAACCCGCATCGAGCTGATTGACGGCAAGTATTATGCGGTTATGAGCAGCTTGACAAACAGCACTTACGCACTTGTCTGGCATCCGGCGGCATTCAAAGATGTGGTCGGTCATTGGGCGGAGAAACCGATTCTCGATATGGGATCGCGCATGATCGTAAACGGGCTCGGCAACGGCTTGTTCGCGCCGGACCGGCAGATTACGCGTGCGGAGTTCGCCGCCATGATCGTCAGAGCGCTAGGACTGAAACCGATTGACAGCGCAAGTCCGTTCGCCGATGTGAGCGCATCCGCTTGGTACGCGGACGACATCGCCACGGCTCATGCATACGGAATCGTCTCCGGTTATAGCGCGGAGCAATTCGGGCCAAACGACAGTTTGACCCGTGAGCAGGCAATGGTGATGATTGCCAAGGCCATGCGCATGACCGGACTCGCGAACCGGTTTTCCACCGGTCATGCAAGCGATATCGTCGCGAAATTCGGCGATGCCGCGCATGTGGCCGAGTATGCCAAAGCCGATGTTGCCTTGTGTGTGGAAAGCGGCATTGTGAGCGGCAAAGCCGGTGCTCTATTGGCGCCGAAAGATGCTATCACGCGGGCGGAGGTCGCCGTCATTTTCCAAAAGCTGCTGCAAAAATCGAAACTTATCTAATCGCTCCTGAAAAAAATGGTTTCGGGGAACCGATTGGTAAAATTCCGGATTATATTTGTGAAAACAGGTTCCGCGTATAGTCCTTAACGTTAGCGGGCGTAAGCATCCGGTACTTTTCTTTAACTGACGTGAAATACTCGCCGATAGCCTGTTTTGGAATGATTCTGTTGGACGAAGCGTCTGCCGGCAGCCCCGCGCGTGCGGAAACCCAAGGTGTTTCTGTATGAGTAAAGGATTCAAGGATTTTTCCGCTATAGCAGCAGATGTGTCTGATGATGCTGTCCAGAAGCAATTTTTCCTCGCTTGACAAGAGCGAAACGTCAAATTCTTCCACGCTGTCAATGGGGTCAAAGCAGTAGTTTCTGTAGCGCCTGTAAATATCTCGGTATACAGGGCCATGCGCCCAGGCTTCACAATCTTCAGCAAATAAGAAGGTGCGGTAAAACGCAAAGGAAAATCCCTGGGCGTAGTACAAAGCTTTTTGCAAAGCAAGCGGAGTAATGTCTCGGCATTGTGACAAAAGATAGTCTACAACAAGGTCGATTTTTGACCGTTGTAAAGAGGCGGAACCATTTAAAAGTTCTTCTGTCGCAGCTTTGCTCTTTTTGTAAGCCGTATTGCTTTTCAAATTATCTTTGCTTTTTTCAAGCAAGGAAAGGTAATAGGCAGGATCGGTGTAAATCTGCTTCAGTATTTCGGAATATTGCTTTGTGGGTACGTCGCCGTCGTAATAGCGGCTGAAGGTCTGTTCCCCCCAGCCCAGCAAAAGCGATAATGGCCTTTTCCCAATATGATATTTCTCGGGAATGGCCCTGATGTCTTTGAGCGGGATAATATCGTTCCTCCGCCGATACTCGTCATACAACGCCTGTAGGTTCGCGTCATCAAGTTCGGCAACATAGACTTCTTCGCCACATTTTTCGCAATAGGCAGCGTGGGAAGTAAACTCATATACTTCGCCTTTCAGTTTGGCTGATTCCGTTTTTTCTTTTATCAAATACTTTACTTCCTGTCTGCATTTGGAACAGAAGGCAATCTGGTTGCTCATGGTGATTCCTCCTTATTGAGAATTCCGATGTTTTACCTGAACAGGTAATCAATCGGCTTGTTACGTTCATGGAACGAAATAACTACGACCCGGTTACCTTTTTCCATGTTGATGATGTTGAATTTGGTATAGATAATTACCGGCTTTTCCTCATTATCGAGATTGAATAGCTTGACCTGCGGACAAAATACATACAGCGTTTCATACTCATATCCTGTATTAGTGTTTTGCAGCGAATGGCAAAAATCTTCAGTTTCAATTTGAAGAAGGATATGTCGCTGCTTTTCGGAAGTCAGGTTATATTCACGGATTAAATCAAGATTTTCTTGTCGATTTTCATTTTTTGCAATCGTATATTTGCCACAGCGAACGCAATCTTGAATTTTTTGCAGGATCGCCGCAACTTCTTCCTTAGTGTAATTTTGATTATAGTGTTGACTCATGGGATCCCCCCTCGACAACACTATGATACTATATTATACGTCTTTGGACAAGAAAAATGCACCAATTGGTGCAACTTTACTTTTTGATGCTGATTTCGACTCCCAAAAGTTGTAAATGGGCTTCTGAGATCAAATCCGCTGGTGCCATTTGGCGAAACTCCGGCCGTTCTTTCGGATTCGGAGTTTTTTGTGTTTCTGCGGTGTCGAAATCAGAAAAGGCAGAATAACAAAATAAAACAAAAATAAACCAACAATTTCAAACCGTTATGTGTTAATATTTTACTGAATTGTTGTGGATCATCATTGCCATCGACAAGCAGGAGGTATTGGAGCGCTGGAACAATTTTGGGTGGAAAGGCTACGAATTGAGAACAAATCAAATCCGCTCGGCGTTGATGTGCCAAGGCCCGCATTCAGTTGGCAACTGCGGGCTGCCGCAAACAATGTGCTGCAGGAAGCATATCGGCTGCAGATCGCGCGCGACGAGCGGTTCGCGAGCCTTATCTGGGATACCGGAAAAATGGTTTCCGACCAGTCGGTGCATGTGGTGTACAACGGGCCGGAGCTGGCATCGCGCACCCGCTACTTTGTCCGCGTCAGGGTCTGGGATACGCATGGCGTCGCAACCGAATGGAGTAAAACCGCTTATTGGGAGACTGCTTTTTTTTCCGCAAGCGAATGGACGGCGGAATGGATTACGCCGCAAGCGGCGGCGATTGATCCCGACGCCGCCCCGTGCCATTTGTTGCGAAAAACGTTTGTAGTCGGACGAAAGGTCAAATCCGCGCGGATTTACGCCACGTGTCTCGGGCTCTTCGAGTTGCACCTGAACGGCAGGCGGGTCGGTGATCTGCAGCTTACTCCGGGATGGACCAGCTATCGTCATCGGCTGCAATACCAAACCTATGATGTAACCGATCAACTGTTCGAGGGCGACAACGCGCTCGGGATTGTGGTGGGCAACGGCTGGTACAAAGGCATGCTCACCTGGCATAACAAGGTTAATCTATTCGGCGACAGGCGCGCCGCCCTTCTGCAATTGCACATTATCTATGAAGACGGGGGCGAAGAGGTCGTCGCCACCGATGCGACCTGGAAAGCGGCTACCGGGCCGATTCTGATGTCCGAAATCTATCATGGGGAGACCTATGACGCCCGTCTGGAAAAAGAGGGCTGGACCGAGGCCGGCTACCGTGAGGAGGGTTGGTGTCCGGTCGAGGTGCTTAAGCGCCCGAAAGAGATTCTGGTTGCCCAGGAAAATCCTCCTTGCCGCATCATTCAAACCATTAAACCGATCGGCGTGATTCGCACGCCTTCCGGCGATACGGTGCTGGATATGGGCCAGAATATGGTCGGATGGGTCGAGTTCAGGGTCGAGGCCGCACCGGGAACCAGAATCGTGCTGCGGCATGCGGAAGTGCTCGACCGCGACGGGAATTTCTATACCGGCAATTTGCGCAGCGCCAAACAAACAATCGAGTATATTTGCAAAGGAGGCGGAGTGGAGCGATTTGCCCCCCATTTTACTTTTCAGGGTTTCCGATATGTGGCGGTGGAGGGGTTTCCTGGTGAAATAAATCCGGATGATTTCACGGGACAGGTGGTGTGCTCCGACATGGAGCAGACCGGAAGCTTTACCTGCTCCGAGGCTTTGATCAACCAGCTGCAGCGCAACATTGAATGGGGTCAGCGGGGAAATTTCGTCGACGTTCCGACCGATTGCCCGCAACGTGACGAACGGCTTGGTTGGACCGGGGATGCGCAGGTGTTCATCCGAACGGCGGCGTTTTTGACCGATGTGGCGAGTTTTTTTGCCAAATGGCTGCGCGATCTGAAGGCCGATCAGCTGCCGAACGGGGGCGTTCCCCATGTAATCCCGCATGTTTTGGACGAAAATTCGCATTCCTCTGCGGCATGGGGTGATGCCGCGGTCATTTGCCCGTGGACACTGTACTTGTGCTACGGCGACAAGCGGATTTTGGAGGAGCAATACGACAGCATGAAAGCATGGGTGAATTACATGCGCATGCAAGGCGATGATGAATTTCTTTTTAATACGGGGGCGCACTTCGGGGATTGGCTCGGGCTGGATGCCAAGGAGAACAGCTATATCGGAGCGACGCCGTTCGATTTGATCGCCACCGCTTTTTATGCGTATTCCACCCGTCTGGTTGCGAAGTCGGCCCGGATTCTGGGCAAAACCGGGGATGCCGAAAGCCTTGAGAAATTGTACGAAAATATTGTAGACAGTTTCAACAGGGAATTTGTGACGCCAAACGGCCGGCTTGCCGCACACACACAAACGGCCTGCGCGCTCGCGCTGATGTTCGATCTGGTCGAGGGCAAGGCTAAAGAAAGGACAGCCGCGGCGCTGGTGAAATTGGTCGAGGCGGCGGGCTATCATCTGACGACGGGCTTTGTCGGCACACCTTACCTTTGTCTCGCGCTGACCAAGGCGGGCTATCATGATGTGGCGGCCAAAATCGTGATGCAGCAGGATTATCCGTCGTGGCTGTATCCGATTACGAGGGGAGCGACGACGATCTGGGAGCATTGGGATGGCATCAAGGAGGACGGTTCCTTTTGGAGCGACGAGATGAACTCGTACAACCACTATGCCTACGGTTCGATCGGTGAATGGTTCTATCGCATCGTGGCGGGCATCGACACCGACGAAGATCGTCCCGTATACAAGCACATTCGCTTCCGCCCGCATCCGGTAGCGGGTTGGAGTTTTGCAAAGGCCGTGCTGCAAACCTTATACGGCGAAGTCAGGTCGGAATGGGCCGTAAATGAAGCGGACTCCGGGTTGCTTACGCTGAGCGTGGCCATCCCGGCAAATACGACCGCGACGATCGAGTTGCCGCCGGGGTTCATTTTTGCGGATACCGGCCGCGCCAGCTTTGAGTTGGGTTCCGGCGCCTATACTTTTACGCTGCGGCGGCTTTGACGAAAAACGCTCATTCATTCATGCTCTGGAAAATAGAAGGGAGAATCGACATGAAGCTTTGGCCCAACGGCGCTCCGCTGGCAATGGGAACCGAACCGTCCGATTGCCCGGAACTTACGCCTTATTTGATTGATACAAAAAAATCGCTTGCCGGTATGATCGTTTGCCCAGGCGGCGGATATTGGATGCGCGCGGATCACGAGGGCGAACCGATCGCCAGGTGGTTAAACCGTATCGGCATCCATGCATTTGTGCTTGATTACCGCGTTGCCCCTTATCGCCATCCCGCGCCGCTGATGGATGCCGCCAGGGCAATCCGCTATGTGCGGGCAAACGCGGAAAATTTTCACACCGATCCATATCGTATCGGCATTCTCGGCTTTTCGGCAGGGGGACATTTGGCTGCAACTGCAGGCACCGGCTTTGACCGGGGAAACCCGCTGGCGGACGACCCGATCGAACGGATGAGCTCTCGTCCCGACTTGATGGTGTTGTGCTATCCGGTTATCAGCTTCAGCGAATTTGGTCACACAGGCTCCATGAAAAATTTGTTGGGTGAGAATCCGTCGCGTGAAGTGCGGCGAAAGTTATCGGCTGAGCTGCAGGTTACGGCTGACACGCCGCCCGCGTTTTTGTGGCATACGGCGG
It includes:
- a CDS encoding type II TA system antitoxin MqsA family protein; the protein is MSNQIAFCSKCRQEVKYLIKEKTESAKLKGEVYEFTSHAAYCEKCGEEVYVAELDDANLQALYDEYRRRNDIIPLKDIRAIPEKYHIGKRPLSLLLGWGEQTFSRYYDGDVPTKQYSEILKQIYTDPAYYLSLLEKSKDNLKSNTAYKKSKAATEELLNGSASLQRSKIDLVVDYLLSQCRDITPLALQKALYYAQGFSFAFYRTFLFAEDCEAWAHGPVYRDIYRRYRNYCFDPIDSVEEFDVSLLSSEEKLLLDSIIRHICCYSGKILESFTHTETPWVSARAGLPADASSNRIIPKQAIGEYFTSVKEKYRMLTPANVKDYTRNLFSQI
- a CDS encoding alpha/beta hydrolase: MKLWPNGAPLAMGTEPSDCPELTPYLIDTKKSLAGMIVCPGGGYWMRADHEGEPIARWLNRIGIHAFVLDYRVAPYRHPAPLMDAARAIRYVRANAENFHTDPYRIGILGFSAGGHLAATAGTGFDRGNPLADDPIERMSSRPDLMVLCYPVISFSEFGHTGSMKNLLGENPSREVRRKLSAELQVTADTPPAFLWHTADDSVVSAENSILMAQALSKHGIPFELHIFASGRHGLGLAEAEPETKRWPELCELWLRKRGF
- a CDS encoding S-layer homology domain-containing protein is translated as TNMLYRADYAVGSNQLQIPRDGLTYGENTLKISVLSTGGNYKVYTLKVNLLRSADKSLQTLKVLDKTGATELFGGAFTPGTLDYSPVVDAAKDNVLIRAIPNQADAMLKINGKVWDSGKDYPIYLLPGMNDVAIEVTAQDGMARQTYTLHIRRKDAAAPVLALPADMRVEAETSSGTAVTYTVKAQDATDGMRTVICSKASGSVFALGTTVVACTATDLDGNQAAGSFQVTVTDTTPPLLVGIADKNAEAVSAAGAPVAFAVTATDAADASPDLTCTRSSGAIFPLGDSTVTCLAKDDSGNVSFKSFNVNVIDSTAPVWAAGSRIVATDITDHSMRVSWPAASDAVGVTGYRVYVNGQLAETVSGKLDCDLNQLEPDTDYSIKVVAFDAADLSSVELIETFHTAAANIETYEIAKLTAQIFAELTEGYEAGSQELKSITLTKTGTADLVNLAVTASGANADSFIVSQPPATALTDAAPAATFTIKARDGLPAGTYTATVTVSADQMEDVSFVITQVVRPRLAPAAPTGLAAVAGDGHATLTWDAVAGAISYRIYQSTTPADYGDAIATVTEAVYGYDAVGLVNGTTYYFVVTAVNDGGESAHSKEAKATPSTVPAAPTQVTAVAGDGSAVISFIAPADNGGSAITGYEVVSVPGQLTATGSGTTITVTGLSNGTTYVFTVRAINANGRGAESLPSNAVKPVSQVDDNQPPADDEDSPADDGQSADDEDSSADDEQPADGGQTADDGQHENDSLPVGNQPPAGNEQDQDNGQTNNLGVSKTTERNGRTETIISVDPHKLAELLESANYNGKVTISTDRDSDVVKSELSGQMIESMEEKQAVLEIKTNSAIYKLPANQLQLADLAAQFGDTALHDLKVQIEIAKPPAKSVKVVEDAAKSGNYTIVVPPLDFNITCTNGEKTVAISTFTAFVERAIAIPDGVDPDKITTGVVVEPDGTTRPVPTRIELIDGKYYAVMSSLTNSTYALVWHPAAFKDVVGHWAEKPILDMGSRMIVNGLGNGLFAPDRQITRAEFAAMIVRALGLKPIDSASPFADVSASAWYADDIATAHAYGIVSGYSAEQFGPNDSLTREQAMVMIAKAMRMTGLANRFSTGHASDIVAKFGDAAHVAEYAKADVALCVESGIVSGKAGALLAPKDAITRAEVAVIFQKLLQKSKLI
- a CDS encoding family 78 glycoside hydrolase catalytic domain: MERLRIENKSNPLGVDVPRPAFSWQLRAAANNVLQEAYRLQIARDERFASLIWDTGKMVSDQSVHVVYNGPELASRTRYFVRVRVWDTHGVATEWSKTAYWETAFFSASEWTAEWITPQAAAIDPDAAPCHLLRKTFVVGRKVKSARIYATCLGLFELHLNGRRVGDLQLTPGWTSYRHRLQYQTYDVTDQLFEGDNALGIVVGNGWYKGMLTWHNKVNLFGDRRAALLQLHIIYEDGGEEVVATDATWKAATGPILMSEIYHGETYDARLEKEGWTEAGYREEGWCPVEVLKRPKEILVAQENPPCRIIQTIKPIGVIRTPSGDTVLDMGQNMVGWVEFRVEAAPGTRIVLRHAEVLDRDGNFYTGNLRSAKQTIEYICKGGGVERFAPHFTFQGFRYVAVEGFPGEINPDDFTGQVVCSDMEQTGSFTCSEALINQLQRNIEWGQRGNFVDVPTDCPQRDERLGWTGDAQVFIRTAAFLTDVASFFAKWLRDLKADQLPNGGVPHVIPHVLDENSHSSAAWGDAAVICPWTLYLCYGDKRILEEQYDSMKAWVNYMRMQGDDEFLFNTGAHFGDWLGLDAKENSYIGATPFDLIATAFYAYSTRLVAKSARILGKTGDAESLEKLYENIVDSFNREFVTPNGRLAAHTQTACALALMFDLVEGKAKERTAAALVKLVEAAGYHLTTGFVGTPYLCLALTKAGYHDVAAKIVMQQDYPSWLYPITRGATTIWEHWDGIKEDGSFWSDEMNSYNHYAYGSIGEWFYRIVAGIDTDEDRPVYKHIRFRPHPVAGWSFAKAVLQTLYGEVRSEWAVNEADSGLLTLSVAIPANTTATIELPPGFIFADTGRASFELGSGAYTFTLRRL